In Leucobacter insecticola, one DNA window encodes the following:
- a CDS encoding sigma-70 family RNA polymerase sigma factor, which translates to MGETTDESGAPGAPGETPERVAAIRRERDLELLSAYRYGDTTAGEKLYTLYYDDALIAAKDAVTDHATAEDFVAEAFAKIFELIDRGKGPTENFRYYLRATIRSIALNWYSEHNRTESIADFTLYEPQLAEQSGQDAEAHSGLEEGEDVEIVDAFQRLPERWRHIIFLRVVEQRSSAESAQALGLKAAAGVELYKRARDGLRKEYLSEIASARSGSGSAECQEFAPDLAKLSATGKLTRGKQRLLNAHMAGCETCSSTHLELDSLAQRFNKKTIAPALAGVAASVVLPGLSNGTRAAALAGLPTLAPWAWAGLAAGVIALAAIGGILIAGAAGRGDTGSQSDRITVQEGSGADGAGGATCTLDFKTVTSGAVLAKLVTTNTGGGTCEVRAWQGDTEVLEPFSVRDTQVTILTRPGQLRVELTLGTRSETKTFTIPKR; encoded by the coding sequence ATGGGGGAAACGACAGATGAATCTGGAGCGCCCGGAGCACCCGGCGAAACACCAGAACGAGTAGCCGCGATCCGGCGTGAGCGCGACCTGGAACTGCTTTCTGCCTACCGTTACGGCGACACCACCGCCGGGGAAAAGCTCTACACCCTCTACTACGATGATGCGCTGATCGCGGCCAAAGACGCCGTCACCGATCACGCCACCGCCGAAGACTTCGTCGCAGAGGCCTTCGCGAAGATATTCGAGCTCATCGACCGCGGCAAAGGCCCCACCGAAAACTTTCGCTACTACCTGCGGGCCACGATCCGCAGTATCGCGCTCAACTGGTACAGCGAACACAACCGCACCGAGAGCATCGCCGACTTCACGCTCTACGAGCCGCAACTTGCCGAACAGTCGGGGCAAGACGCCGAAGCCCACTCCGGTCTCGAAGAAGGCGAAGACGTCGAAATCGTTGACGCCTTCCAGCGGCTCCCCGAACGCTGGCGGCACATCATCTTTCTCCGCGTCGTCGAACAGCGCAGCAGCGCCGAAAGCGCCCAAGCCCTCGGGCTGAAAGCCGCCGCCGGAGTTGAACTCTACAAACGCGCCAGGGACGGGCTGCGCAAAGAATACCTGAGCGAAATCGCGTCCGCGCGCAGCGGATCAGGCTCAGCCGAATGTCAGGAGTTTGCCCCGGATCTCGCAAAACTCAGCGCCACCGGGAAATTGACTCGAGGCAAACAGCGCCTGCTCAACGCGCACATGGCGGGATGCGAGACGTGCAGCTCGACGCACCTGGAACTTGACAGTCTCGCGCAACGCTTCAACAAGAAGACCATCGCGCCCGCCCTCGCAGGCGTCGCCGCGAGCGTGGTGCTGCCCGGCCTCAGCAACGGCACCCGTGCCGCCGCACTTGCCGGGTTGCCGACGCTCGCCCCGTGGGCGTGGGCCGGACTCGCTGCGGGGGTCATCGCCCTCGCCGCCATCGGCGGGATCCTGATCGCGGGCGCTGCCGGGCGGGGAGACACCGGATCCCAGTCCGACAGGATCACCGTACAAGAGGGATCAGGCGCCGACGGCGCCGGGGGAGCGACATGCACGCTCGACTTCAAAACCGTCACATCAGGAGCCGTGCTCGCAAAACTCGTCACCACCAACACCGGCGGCGGCACCTGCGAAGTACGCGCCTGGCAGGGAGACACCGAGGTACTTGAGCCGTTCTCGGTGCGCGACACCCAGGTGACGATCCTCACCCGCCCGGGGCAATTGCGGGTCGAGTTGACGCTCGGCACACGCAGCGAGACCAAGACGTTCACGATCCCGAAGCGATAG